One part of the Streptomyces sp. NBC_00286 genome encodes these proteins:
- a CDS encoding SDR family NAD(P)-dependent oxidoreductase yields the protein MTERRTRLAGKVALVTGGGQGVGRGIALALATEGAAVVISGRTASKLKDTAAEIAERGGRAYTVAGDVGERDDVDRMVAETVREFGALDVLVNNAQSSVQRKLEKTSYDDVELTYRSGPLATFHAMLAALPHLKESRGSVVNLGSSAAVQGDPTFGAYAMAKEAIRGLSRVAAREWGAYGIRVNVVCPAALSPAAEDYLAAHPEKAGPLYAGIPLGRLGDPEADIGRAVAALVSEDMAYLTGATLMLEGGRTLIG from the coding sequence ATGACGGAGCGACGTACGCGGCTGGCCGGGAAGGTGGCCCTGGTCACCGGAGGCGGACAGGGCGTGGGACGCGGGATCGCGCTCGCCCTGGCCACCGAGGGGGCGGCGGTGGTGATCTCGGGCCGTACCGCGAGCAAGCTGAAGGACACGGCCGCCGAAATCGCCGAGCGCGGCGGGCGGGCGTACACCGTGGCCGGTGACGTCGGCGAGCGCGACGACGTCGACCGCATGGTGGCCGAGACGGTACGGGAGTTCGGCGCGCTGGACGTCCTCGTCAACAACGCGCAGTCGTCGGTGCAGCGCAAGCTGGAGAAGACGTCGTACGACGATGTCGAACTCACCTACCGCAGTGGTCCGTTGGCGACCTTCCACGCGATGCTGGCCGCCCTGCCCCACCTCAAGGAGAGCCGGGGCAGCGTCGTGAACCTCGGCTCGTCCGCCGCGGTGCAGGGCGATCCGACGTTCGGCGCGTACGCGATGGCCAAGGAGGCGATCCGCGGGCTGAGTCGGGTGGCCGCGCGGGAGTGGGGCGCGTACGGAATCCGGGTCAACGTTGTCTGCCCGGCCGCCCTGAGCCCGGCCGCCGAGGACTACCTCGCCGCCCACCCGGAGAAGGCCGGACCGCTGTACGCCGGGATCCCGCTGGGCCGCCTCGGTGACCCCGAGGCGGACATCGGCCGCGCGGTGGCGGCGCTGGTCAGCGAGGACATGGCGTATCTGACCGGCGCGACGCTGATGCTGGAGGGCGGCCGGACGCTGATCGGCTGA
- a CDS encoding nuclear transport factor 2 family protein — protein MSPADIQALEDRIDRVESQLAIQQLPIRYALAVDARDLDAWTGCFRPDVDMGRHGRGRQVLRAHIEPQLRGFRRSVHQICGHRIEFTGRDTATGAVYCRAEHEVGERWIVMAICYWDEYARVDGEWYFSRRREQHWYAADVTERPQAVDFKGWPGAGEPALPDAFPAWALFWKETT, from the coding sequence ATGAGCCCAGCCGACATCCAGGCTCTCGAGGACCGCATCGACCGCGTCGAATCGCAGCTCGCCATCCAGCAACTCCCCATCCGCTACGCCCTCGCCGTGGACGCCCGCGACCTCGACGCCTGGACCGGCTGCTTCCGCCCCGACGTCGACATGGGCCGCCACGGCCGCGGCCGGCAGGTCCTGCGCGCCCACATCGAGCCCCAACTGCGCGGTTTCCGCCGCTCCGTTCACCAGATCTGCGGCCACCGCATCGAGTTCACCGGCCGTGACACGGCGACCGGCGCGGTCTACTGCCGGGCCGAGCACGAGGTGGGGGAGCGGTGGATCGTGATGGCGATCTGTTACTGGGACGAGTACGCGCGGGTGGACGGCGAGTGGTACTTCTCCCGCCGCCGTGAACAGCACTGGTACGCGGCCGATGTCACCGAGCGGCCCCAAGCGGTGGACTTCAAGGGCTGGCCGGGAGCCGGAGAACCGGCCTTGCCGGACGCCTTTCCCGCATGGGCACTCTTCTGGAAGGAAACGACATGA